In Saccharomyces kudriavzevii IFO 1802 strain IFO1802 genome assembly, chromosome: 9, the following proteins share a genomic window:
- the PCL7 gene encoding Pcl7p (similar to Saccharomyces cerevisiae PCL6 (YER059W) and PCL7 (YIL050W); ancestral locus Anc_7.240), whose translation MELNSPPRRATTSPINIPTGNRRDPILEPHSHSFKTDPFSSNNSSLVSKASANPSLESPFSSKSLLDCLPVQAIKKSLELESNSHDLDAKTAGGNQENVLNIADFSTDELIQMISALLNRIVTANDEYAEISQQVSKDNQDELLAPILAFYGKSVPEISVVQYLERIQKYCPTTNDIFLSLLVYFDRISKKYGHFSDRNAHTKQMFGMDSGNIHRLLITGITICTKFLSDFFYSNSRYAKVGGISLQELNHLELQFLVLCDFKLLVSVEEMQKYANLLYKFWNDR comes from the coding sequence TCCGATACTCGAGCCACACTCACACAGTTTCAAGACCGATCCGTTTTCCAGTAACAATAGTAGTTTGGTATCTAAAGCTTCCGCCAATCCGAGTTTGGAGAGCCCTTTCTCTTCAAAGTCTCTACTAGATTGTCTCCCTGTACAAGCAATAAAGAAGTCCTTAGAATTAGAATCGAACAGCCATGACCTAGACGCCAAAACAGCTGGAggaaaccaagaaaatgtCTTGAACATAGCAGATTTCTCCACAGATGAACTCATACAAATGATAAGTGCACTACTAAACAGAATAGTAACTGCAAACGATGAATATGCAGAGATTTCACAACAAGTATCGAAAGATAACCAAGATGAACTCCTGGCTCCAATCCTGGCCTTTTACGGGAAGAGCGTTCCTGAGATCTCCGTGGTCCaatatttggaaagaatCCAAAAATACTGTCCCACCACAAATGacatctttctttctttgcttgTATATTTTGATAGGATCTCCAAAAAGTATGGGCACTTTTCTGACCGAAATGCCCATACAAAGCAAATGTTCGGTATGGACTCTGGGAACATTCATAGATTACTCATAACTGGCATCACGATTTGCACAAAATTTCTAAgcgattttttttacagtaACTCTCGATACGCCAAGGTTGGAGGGATTTCACTGCAAGAGTTGAATCATCTGGAATTGCAGTTCCTAGTACTATGCGATTTCAAGTTATTGGTCTCAGTGGAGGAAATGCAAAAATATGCAAATTTGTTATATAAATTCTGGAACGATCGATAG
- the DFG10 gene encoding putative polyprenol reductase (similar to Saccharomyces cerevisiae DFG10 (YIL049W); ancestral locus Anc_7.235) yields MYSNKDRLIQCIIHAYRLSFLIGICSLFMAKSCLPEFLQYGKTYQPNNDTKFSSILERIKKFTVPKAYFSHFYYLATLLSLITLYFYPKFPIVWIIFGHSLRRLYETLYVLRYTNKSRMNWSHYLVGIWFYSVLLLILNISLYRNTIPSTPNTYALMIFCIASWDQYKNHCILAQLIKYSLPTGRLFGLVCCPHYLDEIIIYSTLLPYEQEFCLTLIWVITSLSISALETRNYYKHKFKDDDVPRYAIIPYVL; encoded by the coding sequence ATGTATTCTAATAAAGACCGGTTAATACAATGCATCATACATGCCTACAGACTATCCTTTTTGATTGGAATATGCTCACTTTTCATGGCCAAAAGTTGCCTACCAGAATTCCTGCAATATGGTAAAACCTACCAGCCCAACAATGatacaaaattttctagTATATTAGAGAGAATCAAGAAGTTTACGGTTCCAAAGGCATatttttcccatttttACTATCTGGCCACTCTTCTGTCATTGATTACTTTATATTTCTATCCTAAATTCCCAATTGTCTGGATAATTTTTGGACACTCACTGCGTCGACTCTATGAGACCCTTTATGTCTTACGTTATACGAACAAGTCCAGAATGAATTGGTCCCATTATTTAGTCGGAATATGGTTCTATTCCGTACTATTGTTAATTCTGAATATATCATTGTACAGGAACACCATCCCAAGCACACCAAACACTTATGCTCTCATGATATTCTGCATAGCATCCTGGGACCAGTATAAAAACCATTGCATTTTGGCCCAGCTGATTAAATATTCACTACCAACAGGGAGGCTGTTTGGATTGGTATGCTGTCCTCATTACCTCGACGAAATAATTATCTATTCCACTCTGTTGCCCTATGAACAAGAATTTTGTTTAACACTAATTTGGGTCATTACAAGCTTAAGCATATCCGCATTAGAAACACGGAACTACTATAAAcacaaattcaaagacgACGATGTTCCTCGCTACGCTATAATACCTTACGTACTCTAg